From Solanum lycopersicum chromosome 8, SLM_r2.1, the proteins below share one genomic window:
- the LOC138338014 gene encoding uncharacterized protein, with product MKVVASSEYIFAVYEGAIRYIVCLERKTCSCGRFQHDEILCAHAMTVSKKKNIKDVHLYCSDYYKLDALTNTYAVTIEPLSHKSDWIAPESIMEEVLLSPRY from the exons ATGAAG GTAGTTGCATCTTCTGAATATATCTTTGCAGTGTATGAAGGTGCGATAAGATACATTGTTTGTCTTGAGAGAAAAACTTGTTCATGTGGTAGATTTCAACATGACGAGATACTTTGTGCACACGCAATGACTGtttcaaaaaagaagaatattaaAGATGTACACCTCTACTGCTCTGATTACTATAAACTTGATGCATTAACAAACACGTATGCAGTTACAATAGAACCACTGTCACACAAAAGTGATTGGATAGCTCCGGAATCTATTATGGAAGAAGTCCTCTTGTCACCAAGATACTAA
- the LOC138338015 gene encoding uncharacterized protein, with the protein MKETKVREFLTLKKDSMSVQKYGMKFTQISRYAPEMVKDMRSKMSLFVAGCFKCGEEGHFMKECPNDKQGGENPGNKAKSSSVAPPNRAAPRRITSGTGGGENRLYAITSRQEKKNSPDVVTGMIKVFAFDVYALLDPGASLYFVTPYVANQFEILPEKLCERFCFSTLVEEPDLAERIYRYCPISINHKNTMTDLVELNMVDFDVILGMDWLHAYYASID; encoded by the exons ATGAAGGAAACCAAGGTGAGGGAGTTCCTTACTCTAAAAAAGGACTCCATGAGTGTACAGAAATATGGGATGAAGTTCACCCAGATATCTCGCTATGCTCCGGAGATGGTGAAAGACATGAGGAGCAAAATGAGTCTGTTTGTTGCAG gttgtttcaagtgtggtgaagagggtcacttcatgaAAGAGTGCCCTAATGATAAACAAGGTGGTGAAAATCCGGGCAATAAAGCCAAGTCTTCGTCAGTTGCTCCACCAAATAGGGCTGCACCAAGAAGAATCACGTCTGGTACCGGCGGAGGGGAAAATCGcctctatgcaatcactagccGCCAAGAGAAAAAGAACTCTCCAGATGTTGTCACTGGTATGATtaaagtctttgcttttgatGTTTACGCTTTATTAGACCCAGGAGCAAGTTTAtactttgtaactccttatgttgcaaatcagtttgaAATTCTCCCTGAAAAGCTTTGTGAACGTTTCTGTTTTTCTACACTTGTTGAGGAGCCTGATTTAGCGGAAAGAATCTATCGTTATTGTCCTATTTCCATCAATCACAAAAATACCATGACTGATCTAGTAGAATTgaacatggtagattttgatgtcattttgggtatggattggctccaTGCctattatgcatcaatagattga